In one Columba livia isolate bColLiv1 breed racing homer chromosome 23, bColLiv1.pat.W.v2, whole genome shotgun sequence genomic region, the following are encoded:
- the LOC106145730 gene encoding feather keratin Cos2-3-like: MSCYDQCLPCQPCGPTPLANSCNEPCVRQCQDSRVVIEPSPVVVTLPGPILSSFPQNTVVGSSTSAAVGRILSCDGVPINSGCCDLSGISSRYFGRRYPR; encoded by the coding sequence ATGTCCTGCTACGACcagtgcctgccctgccagccctgtggcccgaccccgctggccaacagctgcaatgagccctgtgtgAGACAGTGCCAGGACTCCAGAGTTGTCATTGAACCCTCCCccgtggtggtgaccctgcctggccccatcctcagctcctttcCTCAGAACACTGTtgtgggctcctccacctctgctgctgttggcagaaTCCTCAGCTGTGATGGAGTGCCCATCAACTCTGGCTGCTGTGACCTGTCTGGCATTTCCAGCCGCTACTTTGGCAGAAGGTACCCGCGCTGA